In Leopardus geoffroyi isolate Oge1 chromosome D1, O.geoffroyi_Oge1_pat1.0, whole genome shotgun sequence, the genomic stretch AAAGTCAACAAACCggaacatattaaataaaatggaagggaTAGGATAAAGGAAATTGGCATTCTGAAATATTATAAAGTTGCAGAGAGAGGGACTGTTTAAGAATACCATTGAAACCACAAAGAACCcagatgtatttaaatatttcttacaaaAGTTATAAATTGGTAGAGTGAGTTTTCCTGATAGTTTAAGGCTGATAtataaaagaacaacaaaaattaacTTCTCAGATCCAGTGAGACCTTAGTTATCTACAAAGATAGTTCCTCGAACAATCAGTAAACCACCTTAAGCAAAGTTCACCCTGAAGTTTGCCTCATCTACTTCTGCACTTTGCGATGATCTTGTTTCTGGCaatatatttatgctttttaaaattaagccaGTAATTTAGTATACTTTTATGGCATGTGATTGAATATAGTTTATTTCTGTAGACGTATAACCAGTCTGAAGATATGTGTTTGATTTTGTTGCTATTAAAAGCCTCCgttaatagccaaattatggaaaagagcctaaatgtccatcaactgatgaatggataaagaaactgtggtttatatacacaatggagtactacgtggcaatgagaaagaacgaaatatggccctttgtagcaacgtggatggaactggagagtgttatgccaagtgaaataagccatacagagaaagacagataccatatggtttcactcttaggtggatcctgagaaacttaacagaaacccatgagggaggggaaggaaaaaaaaaaaaagaggttagagtgggagagagccaaagcataagagactcttaaaaactgagaacaaactgagggttgatggggggtgggaggaaggggagggtgggtgatgggtattgaggagggcacctttttggatgagcactgggtgttgtatggaaaccaatttgacaataaacttcatatattgaaaaaaaaaactaaattaaaaaaaaaagcctctgttAGCAGTGCAGTGCTGATAATAATATGTaactatatctaatctatatctgtatctatatctatatctatatctatatctatatctatatctatatataatatatctaaaTATGTCTACAAATCTGTTTCCCTGCCTATACAGAGATAGATACACTATATGGTAAAATTAAGGTATTAAGGTTTCAAGTTCTACTTTAATCCACAGTGGTCAAACAATCCTAAATTAATATATGTAGGTGTGACTATCACATATTTCAATGTTCCAATTTGTTTAAGTGCTTTTGTAGGGGAAAGCATATCATcctgatgaattaaaaattaaaagaagacacCCTTTGTAATTGCCTCATTATTCATTATTGGAGAAATGTCATAAAAAGAAGAGATTAGGTTTGTCTTACAGGGTTTGAAGGAATAcaattataagaattaaaaaaaaaaacatttgaactaaatgcatttgaaaatcaaagaaatgtatCTTTAATGCTACCCTGACTTCTTAGAAGCTGTGTGGAAATACATTTCAACTCAACATAATGAAGCTTTGCAATATATGATATCCTGAGATCAGACGAGATGCAAGAGAGTAAAGATTGCCTAGAAGATTCAAGTCAAAGAGGACAACAATTTGGTGAGAATTTGTAGGGAGCATTTTAAGTACCAGATTAATGGTATGTGTATTGGCCTCCAAGTGTCATTTTGAACAATGAGGAATTCTGCTGATGGATATTAAATAGTTTATAACTTATGAATTTCAAAGAGCCGGAAATGGTCTTTTCTTTGGTACCATGTTCTTTCAGAATTATAGAAATTTCTAATTGAATCGGCCATTGTAATCTGTTTTGGTGAAAAAGCCAAGtactgaagagaagaaaatgcaacTATATACTATAAATGCATTTGGGCTCATTACTCATTGTGTAATTAGTGACTGTCTGAATTTCAGTTCTGTTCTCTCATATTGGATTAAGTATTGTGGACTCTGGTTCCCAAATACCCTTAAAACaagttttctcttcctcattaaTCATCAGCACTGCTGTCtcagttcaggccctgtgttctCGAATCCTAACTATTGAAATAGCCTTCTGACTTCTTCCATTGCCACTTTACCTTCAGTGTGTTTCTATTCTTATCTCAGAAACACACGTTGgtcataattctttccttaatGTGACATATGTTCTCTTATCTTAGTAGGAAGTCCAAATTCCCTGAACTGTTTATACTTCTCTAATCATTCTCAAGGGCCAAGAGCAAGAATTCTCATCTTTCCCAAGATTTTCTTGATAATATCCTCGAGAAAATTAGATTATTTCCTCCATTGTTCTATCATTGCGCACTGTATTGTAACAGTGGATTGTGAacttttgttttcacttctgATTCCTCTTCTGAACTGTTTAATCCTGTGAGGAAAAAACTGCATCTTATTCAAGGACTTTTGGGATAGTTTCAGGATTTCTGGGATAGTGATTACCACATAGTAGGTACACAATACTGACTTGTTTAATAAATCAGGGTGTTGATTATTtcagagtgtttttcttttttacctgtgTGATAATGGCATGTTTGATATTAAGGAGTAAATAAAGATAAGTTTTAAATTAGAAGTTTTTCCATCtagtatactttttttaaaaaaaaattagctatttATAGGAGTCAGGTTCTCAAAAACATATAAAGTGGTGTGCATATAAATAGTAAGCAAAAATATAAGGAAGTTTTCTTGATGcatagtaattaaataaatacctaataaAATAACTTCTGATCTATCAAGCTATTGAGCTTTATTATATATGGAGCTTGAGGAGATGTAAATGATTAATGGAGGCAAGGTTATTATGACACTGATGATCAGGACAAAGctcatggaaattaaaattttccagaCCACTCTAGAACGCCTCCCAGTGATAGGTCACAGGAAGTAGTAATGCTTCAGGTTATTTAACTGAAGGAAACAAATTAATGTGCgttctgatttattatttttttttgaaaagagataTCATGATGAATGTAAATGTCCAATGGTGAAAGAAACAGCTTAATAGACATGGGTGTATAGATATAATAGATTATTgcaaatttcatttatattaaagaCATGAAACAAATGTCAATTGAATACCTAGTCTATCTTCAATATTATAACATATGTATTATAACATAACATCttgcactatatatatatatatatatatatgtatatatatatatatatgatatttagttttattttcaaaaaccatGAGGAAGGTACTACCATTGTACTATTGTCACTTTGCAGATGATGGATGCTGAGGATTAAAGACATTACAAAATTTTCACATGGTCATAAAGGCAGCAAATGGTATTTCAAGACACAAACTCAGAATTATGACTCCCAAATCTAAACGTTTTCAACTACAGCAccgtcttcttttgaaaagttataATTACAAAGACTTGGACAATTAAAAGCATTGAAAATATGTGTGACATATTCTCAAGGGAAAAACATGGGTGCACACACTAAAATAGAATCTGTGGTCCAGATTCAGGTTTCCAAATACCATCCTCCCATAAAAGATGGCAAGGGTCCTTGGAGAAGTAGTTGTTTCTAGAGCTGAGTCTGGGAAAATAGAAGATGAGCCTGGAATATACTGTGCTGCCAGATTTAAGaggtgaaaaaacaaacacaaaacaaaacaaaacaaaaagacaagagcATGACCAAAGACCAAAGAGCGAAGTGCACAGAAACTAATTCAGTAATGGTTCCATTAGCAGAGCTACTTGAGcaataaaatagatgaagggggtGTTGGATAACCCGAAGGAAAATAATTCCGAGTACATATTCGTATAACTATCtaaccaaataaatacataaagaagaaagaacaactCTTCCTTACAGAATCATTTCAGTTAAAAtatccgggcacctgggtggctcagtgtgttgagaGCCAACTTCgtctgaggtcatgatttcatggttcctgggttcgagccctgagtcgggctctgtgctgacagcttagagcctggaacctgctttggattctgtgtctccctctctctctctctctctctctgccctcccctgcttgcattctgcctctctctcagaaataaataaacattaagaaaaattaaatatatatatatatatatatatatatatatatatatatgtatatttgaagGCCCTTTCATGCAGATGGCTGAAGCTGAAGAAGGAAGCTCATCTCCCTCAAAAAGCCACAGCCAAAGCAAAGGCTTTGAAGGCCAAGAAAGTGGTACTGAAAGGTGTCCACAGTCACACAAAAAAGAAGATCTGCAGGTCACGTACCTTTCCAGGATCCAAGGCACTGAAGGCAGCCCAGATATCCTCTAAAAAGCACCCCCAGGAGAAACAAGCTTGACCACTAGGCCATCATTAAGTTTCCCCTGACTATAGATGGAGTCAGCcgtgaagaaaatagaagacaacacACCTGTGCTCAATGTGGATGCCAAGGCCAACAAGCACCAGGTCCAACAGGCTTTGAAGAAGTTTTACCACATTGACATGGCCAAGGTCAACACCCTGATTAGGCTGGATGGAAAGAAGAAAGCGTGTGTTCCACTGGCTCCCAAGTATGATACTTTGGATGTTGACAACAAAATTGGGTTTATCTAAATTGAGTCCAGCAggctaaatctaaatctaaattttttcaccaaaataaataaaataaagtaaaataataaaataacataacataaaaaaataaaaataaaaaaatgaaataaaatagttgaaAGAATGGGAACATGGAAATTTGCCACAAAAACACCACAGTAATAATAGGTAGAGGCAACATATTGATGGGTGCcgaaaagaataaatggaatattTGCATACCCTAAATTATCTTCCCCAAGTATACataaactacaaagaaaaatcctaaatttatAGTGAAAAAGGCAGGCAGACACTATGTTAAGTAAATGATCGAGTTTAAATCACTGGTAATATCACTCAGTGACATCATGTATCCTTGGAGGAGATGAAAAGGCATGCATATCACCTCTCTGGCACTTTTCCCCGTAATCAATTACCTCAATttcatcatgagaaaaatatcacgTAAACTTACATGCAGGGACATTGTACAAAATATTTGATGAGTAATCTTGACAAATATCACAGtagtgaaagaaaaggaaagaaaatgggataGTCACAGATCTCAGGAGACGAGACAGATGTAACAGTAATGGCAGCATGATGTTCTAGATTGCACCATAGTGACCCAGAGCCCTTATGCCAGTTATGTACAGGCAACCAGTATACTTACACCTCTAGGCTCACCAAAGATCAGACTACCAAAGAGATGAGCCAAATTTTGAATCTCAAAAGAGGCAGTTAACTCTAAGTAATGGAAAAGCAACAGCAGTATCATTCTTATCTTTGCAATCATACACAAAGCGGACATCCCagagtccacttgggattctctttcctcctctctctgcccctcctcttctcatggtctatctctctctctcaaaaaaaataaatgaataaacttttcaTTCACATCTCAGAGACCTTGTGcattcagttccagaccactgcaatgaAGTgggtcaaatgaattttttggtttcccagtgcctATGAAAGTTATGTTTGCATTATGCTGTAGTCTATTAAGAGTAAAACGTGCTTCACTGctaaaaatgttaaccatcatctgagctttcagtgagtcataatttTTTTGGAGGGTATTTTCTCAGtattgatggctgctgactgaccAGGGtgatggttgctgaaggttggatGGCTgaggcaatttcttaaaatgagacaacaatgaagtttgctacATCAATTGATTCTTCCTTTAACAAACAATTTCTGCGTAGCGTGtgattctttttaatatcattttaccTATGGTAGAACTTCCTTAAAATTGGAGTCATTTCTCCCAAAGCCTCCTGCCGCTTTATCCACTAAGCGTATGTGATAGTTTAGGTCTTTTTTCGTTTCAACAATCTTGATGGCTTTTTCACTAGGAGTAGATCCCAtctcaagaaaacattttctttgctcattttataaGAAGCAATTACTCATGCATTAAAGCTTTATTATGAGATTACGGCCATTCAAACATAATAATgaggaaaagtttgaaatattgcaaaaattaccaaaatgtgacagacaCAAAGTGAgtaaaagatatttgaaaaacgACACCTCCAGTCTTGCTGACAATGAGTCTCCACAAACCTTCAATCTGCAGgcaacccccccccaccaaaaaaaaaaacccaaaacaaaaaaaaaaaacaaatgcaatatTGGTGACACGTGGTAAAGTGCAAGAAAACAAGTCCTGTCTGTATCTGTCATTTAATAGCTTCTTAATAGATGGGTGtcgaaaaaataagagaatggataGAAATTTGAGATTTCAGGTATACGATCCAAGactttcaacgttttatttttttcaagatacaTAATAGggcaaataaaaaatgttgttcTGTTCCTTTTGTCTAAATATCTGAGTCTACTGATGATCTGTAAGTGATATGGCACATATATAGTAGATTTTATTCCTTCTTAAAAATCTCTAGTGTGAAAAGCAGGATTAGAGAGGCATTTATCCCCTTTCCAATGCAGAATCTATCTTGTTTATCATTGTAATACTAACTCCCTtcattttttagtgtatttttttaagtttattcatttattttttgagagagagagatagaccatgagaagaggaggggcagagagaggaggaaagagaatcccaagtggtgTCTGCAACCCAGtcaccatgagctcatgacctgagccgaaatcaagaatcagatgctcaaccgacagccaccgaggtgccctgccCTCTAACCCCTTTTTAGAGATAAATCAAAAAGAGATGACAATTCCAGTAGAAAACTAATTTAGACGAGTCTGTGAGGTCCTTCAAACCTGATGTTTGTCAATCATCAACGGACCtgatgcattttgaaaaatttacctTTGTGGGTCTGATCCTACTAACCCAGAAATGTTTTAGGGGTGTGGCCTAGGAAATGGCTTTAAAACAGTACACAAACAACAAATGGAATAATGATGTGAATTGAGTTCCTATCAGCCATTCCTGAAACTGGGAGTAGAGTTTGAGTTTTTACTTCAGGTTTCTTGTCTATTTTCCTAGATGGCATTTTCATTCTTAGTGATTCCATGTGTGCATCATTGAGCACAGTCAGCAAAAAATCAGAGTacctgcattaaaaataaatacatagtggtgcctgggtggttcagtccgttaggcgctgacttcagctctggtcatgatcttgcagtccatgagttccagccctgcgaggggctctgtgctgacagctcagagactagagcctgctttggattccgtgtcacCCTCTctatctcccctcccctgcttgtgctctgtctctgtctctgaaaaactGAATACACCTTAAAAAACATACATAGATGATTTGTTGACATCACGGTAATGTAATTTCAATGTATAATAACACCATTTAATCAGTAGATAGGAAAAGCTCACTTTTCCTTGCTGGGAGGGTTGTCTGAGAAGCCCAGGCGGAGGCAACAGTGATCTGATATTCTCTAACATCATGTATCTCATATATTTTCATGGTGGTCAGTGTTTTAGAAAATCTTCATATATTTacgtatttattatatatacgtTATATTATAGttgtattacatatacatatatattgcactATTATATGACATGATATATaacatatgattatatattatattttatcgcatcatatgaattatatattatatatcatataatcaTATAACATCATATATCATGATACCATACTATATAttctatatgaatatattattatagataaaatattttttcaatatatttttaaacaattttttaatgtttattttttttttgagaaagagagacagaatgtgagtggggagggacagagagagagagggagacagaatccaaagcaggctccaggttctgagctatcagcatagagcccaaggtggggctcaaactcacaaaccatgagatcataacctgagctgaagtcagcagcttaacgaactgagccacccaggtacccctcaatatattttatatgaatagataaaatatatgattagaacatattttataataaaatagattttatatagaaaatatatgaatagaatatatttttcctatattctgtatgtatatattattatatatgatttatattctataaacatgtattatgtatatattatatattatgtatgtattatatatatgctaataatataaaaaatgactttcaaaactatatcaattatatttttcagtatatcCATTGCCATTTAAAGTGAAATACACAAAAGGAAGGGGTATGTATTTCTGAACATTTCCATTGGAAATGTATCCCAGGCAAATTAAGAATAAGCCTTTGGGTacaattaaaatgcaaatctcaAGAGATCAAAGATGCTAATTGATCAATTCCTTTATGGTATGAGTTTGAGATTTGGGAAGAGATGTTGCTATAAGAAGAGTGTTAGCACACTACATTTCCGAAGACAATTCTTTGTCCTGGGACTGCATTAGAAATACATGAAGAACACGAATCCTGAATGTGAATCTAGCTTTGAGCTAAAGCAGTAGATATTAATTCTCAACAaggcacatgaaaataaatagttATTGTAGTCAACTTGGGTGTCATTTCCATTCTATCAATGAAAGATGATAGACACATTACCCAGAACTCTCCTCAACACCAgcaatttttttcatcaacttCATAATATTAATAGAGTTCCATTATATAGGAAATAGAGCTCTGTGCTAAACCACAGCAACAGATGAAAGCTGTCGCATTAACAATTCATGAGATCCAGAACTGCAAATAAGGGAAATATATGTCAAAAACTAATGGTGAATTTGGTGAATATTGAATGATGTCTTCTCTTCCTGTCATCTGATAATAAACCTCAAAATCACAGGAAGATGACCGAAAGAGGCTTCATTTGGATGACTAAATCTCAGGTTAAGTCTAATCTTACCTTCTTTCTGAAAATGTGTGCACGTGTTTTTCACACTGAaaacctttctcttcctctttttacatGACTGCATCTTTCAGTAAACCTTAAGAAAAGtgcctccaggggtgcctgggtgactctggcagttgagcttctgacttgatttcatctcaggtcatgatctcagtttgtggggttgagccctgcgtcgggctcagcaatggcagtgcagagcatgtttgagattctttctccctctgcccctctatccTGCTTTCtcgatttctctctctcaaaataaataaataaacaagaagaaaactaaagtgCCTCTAatgaaaggcaagaaaaaatgcCTTCATTGATTAAATGCTTGTTAAATGGATTGGTGATGAATAGGCACCCTCGAGAGGGTGGGAGACACTGAATGATCAAGTCTCCTTAATACAACATCAAGTCCCTTTGGATCACTCGGATGGAGTGTTAAACATCTGAAACAAACTTGCATTAACCATCATATTTATGTCACCTCAATTAGGCAAATAACTTCTCTAATTTCTAGTAAGATCACCTTGTGTTTTAATACTTGGTTgtaaatcacatttattttactatttttagcCTTTCTATTTTTGACTTGGAAACTACTGTTTTTGGCAATGAATTGTCTGTTGTCTGATGTCACAGATAACCATGTGCTTTATTTAGGAGCAAACATGTTTGCTGAGCGCATGCACAAAACAATTTGGCTATATTATAGATTAACTCTCATGTTTGGTCTTTCTTTACTCACCAATAGAAAGGGTATGTGACAAAAAAGGTGTAAAGAATTTTATCATTAACGTGTAAAGTAAGCAGgatttttcatatacatatatatatacatgaatatatgtgtgtatatatatatctatataactgtgtgtatatgtatatatatatatatatatatatatatatatatgttttctttaaaaaatttagcaAAGCTTTATTGACTACAAGAAACTATTAGATGTGCTCATATAAGATCTTGTTAAGCTCCTAAAATGACCCTTTAAAGTATCTGTTAGGTGTTGACAAATTAAAACTGCCACACAAAGGTATCACTGAATTCACAAATTATAGAACTTTCTTTCCTAAATAGCCTTTATATTCTCTAAGAGCATCATATAATTGATTCCAGTAGGTAAGTTGCAAAATGTATGATTTGGGGCCCAACGGTAGACTGGAGTAGATGGTAGTATATTCCAGGAAGAATCTCTTCCAAAATCATTCTGCCATCTTTGACCCTTTCACTATTGGAGTCTAGGTCAACTCTGGGTACTAAGTCTTTAAGCTTGAATTCTGTTCTgacttttgtttctgcttttcagCAGGTAAGGTAAAAGGCCTGAGTTGATAAAAATGACTGGGAACAATTTCACTGAAATCACTCTCTTCATCCTCTCTGGATTTGCAAATCACCCGGAACTACAAGTCAGTCTTTTCTTAATGTTCctctttatttatctgttcactgTTCTGGGGAACCTTGGGCTGATCATGTTAATCAGAATTGACTCTCATCTTCACACACCTATGTACTTTTTTCTTAGCAACTTAGCAtttattgacatattttattcttccacTGTAACACCCAAGGCGCTGGTAAATTTCCAATCCAAACAGAAAACCATCTCTTTTGTTGCCTGCTTTGTTCAAATGTACTTTTTTGTGGGTTTCGTGTGTAGTGAGTGTTTTCTTTTGGGATcaatggcctatgaccgctatgtaGCAATCTGCAATCCCTTATTGTACTCAGTGGTTATGTCCCGGAAAGTGTGCAACGGGCTGGGAGTCATGCCATATGCAATAGGCTTCACGAATTCTCTGATATCCGTCTGTGTGATAAGCAGCTTGGCATTCTGTGATTCCAGCATCCATCATTTCTTCTGTGATACCACAGCTCTTTTGGCCCTGTCTTGTGCGGATGCGTTCAGCACAGAAATGGTGATCTTTGTCTTAGCTGGGACCACCCTTCTTAGCTCTCTGCTCATCATCACAGTCACTTACATTGCCATCATCTCGGCCATCCTCAAGATCCAGTCTGCAGCAGGCAGACAGAAGGCCTTTTCCACCTGTGCTTCCCACCTCATGGGCGTCACTATCTTCTATGGGTCCCTGATTTTCACGTATTTGCAGCCTGATAACACATCATCCCTGACCCAGGCACAGGTGGCGTCCGTATTCTATACCATCATCATTCCGATGCTGAATCCACTGATCTATAGTCTGAGGAACAGAGATGTGAAAAATGCTCTCCTGAGAGTCATGCATAGAAAACTTTTTTCATGACAAATCTGTGCATGTTACAATTAAAACTCACCTGGGTGGTTTCAGGCATTTAATTACCGCAGCAAtcaggaaaatcagaaaatgaaccCAAAAGGCTTACGCAAACTAAATCATAACTTAGAGTCTTGAAATTTGGGaggtgaaatattattttatttgtttatgcaGAGTACTGAATCAGCGCACGAGGAGTTCGTTTCAGCTTATAGATTATATATACTGTCTACACAGTGAGTTGCAAATACAATGTCAACGGACACTGGGTAATATCGGCAATCTCTTGATCATGTGAATTCATTTTGCCACATAGTTAAACATGAGCTTTGATGGCATAGAAAAGTGATGTCTATGTGGCGGAGTATGGTGTTAAACTCAAACACAGCAGAGTTTTATTTCGAAAAAAACATAATGTGCCTCCCAAACTTCAAACATTTGGTAAACATTTAAATGCCTGTGTGTGTCGATAAATAAAGCAGCAGCTGTAGCACAATTCCTGAGTCATTTGGAAGTACATTACAACGATGCTTGTTTTTCCAAATCAGGCAGACATGCTCGGTGAAGTCTATGGTATTAAAAGGAGAAactgggcttttgttttgtttttccttgaaaagGGACTCCGTTCAATGGACTCCCTCAGGCACTGTTACAAATGACTACTGGAAAGAACATGTTCTTCAGTACtgcctttgctgtgcataagTCACCGAGCAGTAGTCAAAGTTGCTGGcaaccacttttaaaaaatacgttgaaggatgcctgggttgctcaatccgttgagcgtccagcttcagctcagatcatgatctcaaggttcgtgagttcgagccctgcattgggctcactgctgtcagtgtggagaccacctcagatcctctgtctccctgcccccccaccccgctctctctctctcttccccttatccactcatgctctctctctctcaaaaataaataaacactaaaaaattaaaatatacattgagGGATGTctcggtggcttagtcggttaagcatctgacttcagttcaaagtcgtgatctcagggttcctgggtcccaggcccacattgggctttgccctgagagtgcagaacctacttgagattctctctgcccctcccccaccgtgctttctctctctctctctctctctctctggaaacaaataataaacttaaaagaaataaaaaaataaaaaataaaatatatgctcaAAGGGACTGAAGATAAATTTGATGAAGCTGTTTTACAAGAACATGTGTgttattaataatatttctttctgGCCAACAAGAATGTAAGCTCTTTCAGAGCAGAGTTTACTTATTCATATCTGTGCTCTCCACATTTAGGAAATGTATCATATGCACAACATGTAAGTAAatactttctttgctttctgtgtcCTGTACAGTGATGGATGCATAGAGGGGATAGattctgcttttctcctgtttGTGTCTTTCTTTGGTAGAAGTCAGATGGTCACGTGCATATTGATATTCAACATTAGTagaaaattccatttctagaattctttcaaaaaacatggcttatttataaattaaaactggCATAATGACTAGCAGATATACTTCTTTTCaaagggcttttttttccttcaacagtTAGGatgtgtaaataaatacactCTGAATTATACTtagtataaataattttaaatactttgcgTAAGTTGGCGGGGGTTCTCATAGGTCACACATCACAAGCAAAGTAAATGAAGAATCCCAGTTTTCAGTCTTGGGGGAGGCTGAAGGGATCTGTGTGTGCCCATATATGTATTTGCtttgcaatttttaattttcttctctgatctATATTGCTGGGCTCTGACTCTTGCAACCTTCATTTTTCAAAGCAACATCTTACGTTATAAACTATGGTAAGTGACACCTTATGAGACAtactatgctttattttttattttttttaatatgaattttgttgtcaaatcggtttccatacaacacccagtgctcatcccaacaggtgccccccttaCTATGCTTTAATTTATGGGCCTTTTGAGGCTACTGTTTGTCTAGCTCatcattcattctctttcattaAGCCTATGtgagttttttcttccttctgagcaCAGCGTCTGACTCAGACTGATTGCTCTGAAGGTTTTTCACCAGCAGCTTTGAAAACTATTCAACTGATTATatttccttcccccccctttCCACCAAGGATTTTTATTCATGCATTCTAAGTAcactgttcaattttttttataattgtgtGGCTTTTGC encodes the following:
- the LOC123600519 gene encoding olfactory receptor 8I2, with translation MTGNNFTEITLFILSGFANHPELQVSLFLMFLFIYLFTVLGNLGLIMLIRIDSHLHTPMYFFLSNLAFIDIFYSSTVTPKALVNFQSKQKTISFVACFVQMYFFVGFVCSECFLLGSMAYDRYVAICNPLLYSVVMSRKVCNGLGVMPYAIGFTNSLISVCVISSLAFCDSSIHHFFCDTTALLALSCADAFSTEMVIFVLAGTTLLSSLLIITVTYIAIISAILKIQSAAGRQKAFSTCASHLMGVTIFYGSLIFTYLQPDNTSSLTQAQVASVFYTIIIPMLNPLIYSLRNRDVKNALLRVMHRKLFS